Proteins co-encoded in one Spirosoma endbachense genomic window:
- a CDS encoding RagB/SusD family nutrient uptake outer membrane protein, producing the protein MKTQYTIYLYARFTGLFLLVSGCDEKFVDLTPQDVIPVQQYYKTEADIRSALTGTYGNLRGIYNSFWQYTELPSDNTQSFPESESGSGEYDKLTWRSTSAGVSTAWNDAYRTIAGANVILARIESVTMDATLKNQYIGEAKFLRALMYFNLVRLFDGVPIILKEITSEAEAYTYTRNTAAEVYAQIEKDLLDAEKILPAKYTGTNVGRATSGAAKSLLGKVYVQEKKYAEAAAKLAEVVNSGIYRILPNLADVFGVGKDNNDEIVFGVQYVSSGFGEGNSYAYVFAPGNSGTQFVGVTAGGTNIGTQDLYDAFEAGDLRRDAFLGVYKFGGNALIYYWSKKFVYKITQLNEGENDWPVLRYADVVLLYAEALNQTGKTTEALAQINVIRKRAGLANLSGLSAADTQLSVEKERRLELCFEGHRWHDLIRWGKDVATMQAFKAKYSTLDVALKNMSVAPERKLFPIPFREISLNAAFTQNPGY; encoded by the coding sequence ATGAAAACACAATACACGATCTATTTATATGCTCGGTTTACCGGACTATTTTTGCTGGTAAGCGGCTGTGACGAAAAATTCGTTGATCTGACCCCTCAGGATGTGATTCCGGTTCAGCAGTACTACAAAACCGAAGCCGATATTCGCTCGGCGCTCACGGGTACCTATGGAAACCTGCGAGGCATTTATAATAGCTTCTGGCAGTATACCGAACTGCCTTCTGACAATACACAGTCATTTCCCGAAAGTGAATCGGGTTCCGGCGAATACGACAAATTAACCTGGCGATCAACCTCGGCCGGAGTTTCTACGGCCTGGAACGATGCCTATCGGACCATTGCGGGGGCCAACGTGATTCTGGCCCGCATTGAATCCGTTACGATGGATGCAACCCTTAAAAACCAGTACATCGGCGAAGCCAAATTTCTACGGGCGCTGATGTATTTTAACCTGGTTCGTTTATTCGATGGCGTACCGATCATCCTGAAAGAAATTACGTCGGAGGCTGAAGCCTATACCTATACCCGAAACACGGCGGCTGAGGTGTACGCCCAGATTGAAAAAGATTTGCTGGATGCTGAAAAAATACTACCCGCCAAATATACAGGGACTAACGTGGGCCGGGCTACGTCCGGGGCCGCTAAATCGTTACTTGGAAAAGTATATGTACAGGAGAAAAAATACGCAGAAGCAGCCGCCAAACTGGCTGAGGTAGTGAACAGCGGCATTTACCGGATTCTACCCAATCTGGCCGACGTGTTTGGTGTGGGTAAAGACAACAACGATGAAATTGTTTTTGGAGTCCAGTACGTTAGCAGTGGATTTGGAGAAGGTAACTCCTATGCCTATGTGTTTGCACCGGGCAACTCGGGCACCCAATTTGTAGGCGTTACAGCGGGTGGTACCAACATTGGTACGCAGGACTTGTATGACGCCTTCGAGGCTGGTGATCTTCGTAGGGACGCGTTTCTTGGGGTGTATAAATTTGGCGGGAATGCCCTGATTTACTATTGGTCCAAAAAGTTTGTCTATAAAATTACCCAGCTCAATGAAGGCGAAAACGACTGGCCGGTTTTGCGCTATGCCGATGTTGTCCTGCTATATGCTGAGGCTCTTAATCAAACCGGTAAAACAACGGAAGCCCTGGCGCAGATAAATGTCATCCGAAAGCGGGCTGGGCTGGCTAATCTGAGCGGCCTTTCGGCAGCCGATACACAGTTGTCTGTCGAGAAAGAGCGTCGACTCGAGTTATGCTTTGAAGGCCACCGCTGGCATGATCTGATTCGCTGGGGGAAAGATGTAGCTACGATGCAGGCCTTTAAAGCCAAATACAGCACGCTCGATGTGGCACTTAAAAATATGAGCGTCGCGCCCGAACGAAAACTTTTTCCGATCCCTTTCCGGGAAATAAGCCTGAATGCAGCGTTTACACAGAATCCAGGATATTGA
- a CDS encoding SusC/RagA family TonB-linked outer membrane protein has product MKKQLYSSWRVFAVLLLSSSGACAGFAQPAFAFTNQRSITDKQAVAIGSQMVRLKDALKALKEHYKVDIIYGDQSIDLLSVSADEVKFQQSLEKSLSNLLRSSGLTYKKLKDGTYLILSKSQKGGVSEARFPEASGSITSQFVQKTVEDTRTKPDVVINNTQQDITVRGRVMDSDKGEILPGVSVVLKNSQKGTTTDGDGNYSMAVPDAGAVLVFSFVGYLPLEVTVGSRTTLNISLKPDTKSLSEVLVIGYGSQSRKTISTAITKVEGKSIANQPVGTPGEALAGLSSGVQVQSGRGGFPGEAPTIRIRGIGSLGTNSNPLYVVDGYPLQEPSQFNLINPSDIESIEILKDAASAAIYGSRAGNGVVIVTTKRGKAGKTAFSFSAYTGMQQIAKKVDVLQRDDYIEYIKYVARVTNQAYPSVFDTNPKSLPDTDWQDAIFRQAPISEYQLSASGGSDKVRYAVSGAYFSQQGTMKGTSYDRYNLRFNLDADLSPKLRIGVSLAPSYSQQYRQPAGGPYNNASSSELSGGRSLPNTVTSATLMPPIVPLYTANGDFGQNFDAVMNNDGSSFVADNLFSPLAIVELNKNRVRNYRLFGSGFLEYEPIKDVRIKSSLGSTLNLEDQYAYVPSTLANQLAPRANATNPVLGQIFARETQQLGLDWLWENTATYSKTLGRDHHFSVLALYSLQKFASKFTATSGRTGTFTTDLLPNPLASPDRIGELQYDQNAFLSYGGRLTYDYKSKYILSAALRRDASSRFGPNNRFATFPSFSAAWRLSEEPFIQAIKSTVNELKIRASFGETGNANIGSFNWVNSIVGRNYSFGGQRTFGAAQSGFANYDLTWERNQQTDLGLEVGFLNDKFSLAIDVYNRITKGMLFQKDLPGIVGYANTFRTNLGKLQNRGIEISGKANLKLGPVAWTIDANLSANRTNVLDLGGPQSLPPQAAVGGWNNVFQIKVGDPLGYMYGYKVQGIFKTVDDLTKYPQWVSGNKVGDWIIKDQNGDGKVDETDKTVIGKGLPNFIYGLTNTFRYQGFDLSVLIQGVQGANLINGNIRHPAGNVDYGSLKLFYQNMFDPANPNQDAQFHMAGAGGVTMGNNLTDRVVFSGSFLRIRNVTLGYTIPTAVLKRIKLQSARVFSTGQNLFTFTKYPWYNPEASLNGDSAYQPGVDQGTYPANRTVTVGLNIGF; this is encoded by the coding sequence ATGAAAAAACAACTTTACTCAAGTTGGCGAGTGTTTGCTGTGCTTTTACTAAGCTCGTCAGGTGCCTGTGCTGGCTTCGCTCAACCTGCGTTTGCCTTTACTAATCAGCGGTCGATTACCGATAAACAAGCGGTAGCAATCGGTTCGCAGATGGTTCGGCTTAAAGATGCCTTAAAAGCCCTGAAAGAGCATTATAAGGTTGATATCATCTATGGTGATCAGTCAATTGATTTACTTTCGGTATCCGCCGATGAGGTGAAATTTCAGCAATCGCTTGAAAAAAGCCTGTCGAACCTACTTCGGTCGAGCGGCTTGACGTACAAAAAGTTAAAAGATGGAACCTATTTAATCTTAAGCAAAAGTCAGAAAGGAGGGGTCTCCGAGGCTCGATTTCCAGAAGCCTCTGGTTCAATTACCTCGCAATTTGTCCAAAAAACAGTAGAGGATACCAGAACCAAACCAGACGTAGTCATAAATAATACGCAACAGGACATTACTGTTCGCGGGCGGGTTATGGACAGCGATAAAGGGGAAATACTACCGGGCGTAAGTGTGGTCCTGAAAAACTCGCAGAAGGGCACTACCACTGACGGTGACGGTAATTATTCGATGGCCGTTCCGGACGCAGGGGCTGTGTTGGTGTTTAGTTTTGTGGGATATCTGCCACTGGAAGTAACAGTTGGAAGTCGTACCACCCTCAACATCAGCCTGAAACCCGACACCAAATCGTTGAGCGAAGTGCTGGTCATTGGCTATGGCTCTCAGTCGCGTAAAACGATTTCGACGGCCATTACCAAAGTGGAGGGTAAATCAATTGCCAATCAGCCAGTGGGTACACCCGGTGAAGCCTTGGCGGGTTTGTCTTCGGGGGTGCAGGTGCAATCGGGTAGGGGCGGTTTTCCGGGCGAGGCTCCTACCATTCGAATTCGGGGGATCGGGTCGCTCGGCACCAACAGCAATCCACTCTACGTCGTGGACGGCTATCCCTTGCAGGAGCCGAGTCAGTTCAATCTTATCAATCCATCCGATATTGAATCCATCGAGATTTTAAAGGATGCTGCTTCAGCCGCGATTTACGGTTCCCGCGCCGGTAATGGCGTCGTCATTGTAACAACCAAACGAGGGAAGGCAGGCAAAACGGCCTTTTCATTTTCTGCCTACACGGGGATGCAGCAGATTGCCAAAAAAGTAGATGTCCTCCAGCGGGATGACTACATTGAGTATATCAAATACGTTGCCCGCGTTACCAATCAGGCCTATCCATCCGTTTTCGATACCAACCCCAAAAGTCTGCCGGATACCGATTGGCAGGATGCGATATTTCGGCAAGCCCCAATTTCTGAATACCAGCTATCGGCGTCGGGTGGCTCCGACAAGGTTCGCTATGCTGTTTCCGGGGCTTATTTTTCCCAGCAGGGAACAATGAAGGGCACTTCATATGACCGCTATAATCTGCGCTTCAATCTGGATGCAGATTTGAGTCCAAAACTACGTATCGGTGTTTCGCTGGCTCCGTCTTATTCACAGCAGTACCGGCAACCAGCGGGTGGCCCCTACAACAATGCTTCCAGCAGTGAGCTTTCGGGTGGTCGGTCGTTGCCTAATACCGTCACATCAGCCACGCTAATGCCGCCTATTGTTCCGCTTTATACCGCCAATGGGGACTTTGGGCAGAATTTCGATGCCGTAATGAACAATGATGGCTCTTCGTTTGTGGCCGATAACTTGTTTAGTCCGCTGGCTATTGTCGAACTCAATAAAAACCGGGTTCGCAATTATAGGCTCTTTGGGAGTGGCTTTCTGGAATACGAGCCGATTAAAGATGTGCGCATCAAATCGTCGTTGGGCTCGACGCTAAACCTGGAAGACCAGTACGCCTATGTACCGTCCACGCTGGCTAACCAACTGGCCCCGCGTGCCAACGCGACGAACCCCGTCCTGGGACAGATTTTTGCCCGCGAAACTCAGCAGCTTGGCCTCGACTGGTTATGGGAAAATACGGCGACCTACAGCAAAACTCTGGGGAGAGATCATCATTTCTCGGTGCTGGCCTTGTATTCGCTTCAGAAATTTGCGTCGAAGTTTACGGCAACGAGCGGCCGTACCGGTACGTTCACGACCGATTTACTCCCCAATCCACTGGCCTCTCCCGACCGAATCGGTGAGTTGCAGTACGATCAGAATGCGTTTTTGTCCTATGGTGGCCGGTTGACCTACGATTATAAAAGCAAGTACATTCTGTCTGCGGCTTTACGCCGGGATGCTTCGTCAAGGTTCGGTCCGAACAACCGCTTCGCTACGTTCCCTTCCTTCTCGGCCGCCTGGCGATTATCGGAAGAACCATTCATACAGGCCATCAAGTCTACGGTTAATGAGTTGAAAATCAGGGCTAGTTTTGGCGAGACAGGTAATGCCAACATTGGTAGCTTTAACTGGGTCAATTCAATTGTTGGCCGGAACTATAGTTTTGGCGGCCAACGAACATTTGGGGCGGCACAGTCGGGATTCGCCAATTACGACCTCACCTGGGAGCGTAACCAGCAAACCGATCTGGGTCTTGAAGTCGGCTTTCTGAACGACAAATTTTCGCTGGCGATTGATGTGTACAACCGAATTACGAAGGGAATGCTTTTCCAAAAAGATTTGCCCGGTATCGTCGGCTACGCCAACACCTTCCGAACCAATCTGGGTAAACTTCAGAATCGGGGTATCGAGATCTCCGGGAAAGCGAACCTGAAACTAGGGCCGGTTGCCTGGACGATAGACGCCAACCTGTCGGCCAACCGCACCAACGTGCTCGATCTGGGAGGCCCTCAATCACTGCCTCCACAGGCGGCCGTGGGTGGCTGGAATAATGTCTTCCAGATTAAAGTGGGCGATCCGCTGGGCTACATGTATGGTTATAAGGTACAGGGCATTTTCAAAACCGTCGATGATCTGACGAAATATCCACAATGGGTATCGGGAAACAAGGTGGGTGACTGGATCATTAAAGACCAGAATGGCGACGGCAAAGTGGATGAAACGGATAAAACCGTCATTGGAAAAGGACTTCCCAATTTTATCTATGGTCTTACCAATACGTTCCGGTATCAGGGTTTTGACCTGAGTGTGCTGATCCAGGGCGTGCAGGGGGCCAACCTGATCAACGGAAATATTCGACATCCGGCGGGTAATGTGGACTATGGTAGTCTGAAACTCTTTTATCAGAACATGTTTGACCCGGCAAATCCCAATCAGGATGCTCAATTTCATATGGCGGGTGCGGGTGGGGTAACGATGGGTAATAATTTGACCGACAGGGTTGTATTCAGTGGCTCTTTCTTACGGATTAGGAATGTAACGCTAGGCTATACCATCCCGACGGCCGTCCTGAAACGGATAAAACTCCAATCGGCACGGGTGTTTTCCACGGGTCAGAATCTGTTTACGTTTACAAAGTACCCCTGGTATAACCCTGAAGCCAGCCTGAATGGCGATTCAGCGTATCAACCAGGTGTCGATCAGGGTACATATCCCGCGAACCGGACAGTCACGGTTGGTTTAAACATTGGTTTCTAA